GACCAGCTGAAAGGAAGCGTCTTTCTCGGCCAGCGCAAGGGCGGCATGCCGCAGATGGTCGGCGAATACGTCTTGAAGAAAAACAATATCGATCCGCACGGCGATCTGGAGCTGATCCAAAACATCGAATTTAAAAACATCGCTTCCGCGTTTGCCTCCGGCACAGGGGAGTACGTGCAACTGTTCGAGCCGGAAGCCTCGCAGTTTGAGAAAAACGGCATCGGCCATGTCGTGGCCTCTTTTGGCAAGGAGAGCGGCACCGTTCCCTACACCGTCTTCATGGCGAAGCAAAGCTATCTCGACAAACAGCAAACAGCTATACAAAAGTTTACCAATGCGATATACAAAGGGCAACAATGGGTCGACACCCACTCCGCCAAGGAGATTGCCGACGTGATCGCCCCCTACTTCCAGGATATCCAGCCGGAGATACTGGAGGCCTCTGTTCAGCGCTACAAGGAGCAGGGCTCCTTTGCCACCGATCCGATACTCGACGAGGATGAGTGGAACCGGCTGCAAGACATCATGGACTCCGCAGGTGAGTTAAAAGAGCGGGCCCCCTACGGCAAACTGGTCAACACCACCTTTGCCAAAACTGCTAAAGAAGGGAAGTAAAGAATATGAACCAGCTTCTTTCTACGCCGGCCAAGATTGAGCTACGCCACGTTACGCATCTCTATGTATCGACGTCCCAAGCGTTCATGGCGGTTAGGGACATCAACCTGCGCGTGGAGGAAGGCGAGTTCATCTGTCTGGTCGGCCCTAGTGGTTGTGGAAAAACCACGATTTTGTCCCTGATCGCTGGACTGGAGAAGCCCACGGCAGGAAAAGTGTTGATCGAGGGCAAACCCGCGCTGGGCAGCTCGCGCCAGGTGGGCTACATGCTGCAGCAGGATTATCTGTTCAATTGGCGGACGATTGAGGAAAATGTATTCCTCGGTCTGGATATCCAGGGCATCCGCAACAAAGAAACAGAGGCGTTCGCCCTGCATCTCCTCGAAGAAATGGAGCTGGCCGACGTGCGCCGCTCCTACCCCGCGCAGCTCTCCGGCGGCATGCGCCAACGGGTGGCGCTGGTGCGGACGCTTGCGTGCCAGCCCGACATCCTGCTCTTGGATGAACCTTTCTCGGCGCTTGATTACCAAACAAAGCTCAAACTGGAGGACCTGATCTTCTCCGCGCTGCGGCGTCATAAGAAAACAGCGATCCTGGTGACCCATGACCTCTCCGAATCGATCGCGATGGGAGACCGCATCTACATCCTGGGACGGAATCCCGGACGTATCAGCTCGGAGATAGCCGTGCCCGATCCGATCCGCCACGCCCTCCCCTTTGATGCCCGGAACATCAGCGGATTTCAGGATCTGTTCCATCAAGTCTGGAAAGAGATGGAGGTGGTTTCCGATGCAGCAAAAGGAAGTTGAAGCGATCCACCGAAATCACATCAAACAAAAAGCAAAAGAACGATACCTGATTCTGGCAACCCAGGTCGCCATCTTTTTATGCTTCGTCGGCATCTGGGAATGGCTCGCGCAAATCAATGCGATCAATGTCTTGATCTTTAGCCACCCCTCGAAAATGTGGGAGCTCTTTTGGACGCAGCTGATGGACGGCAGACTCTTGCCCCATATCGGCATGACCGTCTGGGAGACCGTCGTCGGTTTTCTGCTGGGGACGATTCTCGGTACGCTCCTGGCCACTTTGATCTGGTGGTCGCCCTTTCTTTCCCGCGTGCTCGACCCCTATCTCGTCGTGCTGAACAGCATGCCCAAAGTAGCGCTGGGCCCCGTCTTTATCGTCTTCCTCGGACCGGGCCTGCTATCGATCATCGCGATGGGCTGCGCGATCTCCGTGATCATCACGACGATTGTCATCTACACCAGCTTCAAGGAAGTGAACCAGAATTACATCAGGGTCGTACGGACCCTGGGCGGCAACAAGCGGCAGATTTTCCGCCTGGTGATCCTGCCGTCTACGATCCCCGCCATCCTCTCCACCCTCAAGGTCAATGTGGGCCTCTCCTGGGTGGGAGTGATCGTAGGTGAATTCCTGGTCTCCAAAATGGGACTCGGCTACCTGATCATCTACGGCTTTCAAGTGTTTAACTTTACGCTGGTCATGGTATCCCTGGCGATCATCGCCGTCGTGGCTACGCTGATGTATCAGGGTGTGGCATTTCTGGAGCGGCGGTTGACCAGCCAGTTTAAATAGAGGACAGACGGCGCTTGCGGCCTACCGCCGCGCCGTCTTTTTTCAATCAGGGAGGGGTGCGGTCGCTCTTGGCACACATCTTCAGACATTTCCCGATTATTATTCCATTAACCGCCCCGGATGCAAAAAGACGAAAGCGCCCGGCAATCGCTCAGGCGCAGACAGTCATTGTTATTTCCAGAACTTCCATTTGCTCTTCTTTTCTTCTTCACCGGATGGCTGATTGACGGCGGTCTGTTTTAGGGATGCCTCCACCTCATCCGCACCCGGTATGCGCGAAAGGAAGTGGTCGACCATCGGCTTGTACTGCTCGGACAGATGCTGCTGCATCTCGCGCAGGACGGCGATCGCTTTCTCCTTTTGGTCGGTGGTCAAAAGCGCGTTGGCATAGTTGAAGCCGGTAAACGGGTATTGGCTCAGGGCCGGGGACCAGTACTGCTCGCAAATTTGAATCAGCTGGTACACATAGCCCGCCTGTCCCAGTTCGCCGGTCACGGTCATGATGACTTCTTCCTTCTCCGGCGCCCGCTCGACCGCCTCTTTGTACCAGTGCATCGCTTTCAGCAGATTTTCCTCTGTCAGTGCGAGCCTGGCCATGTGCAGCTGCGGCCGCCATGCGCCTTCCTTGGCCATGAAAGCCTCCAAACGCTTCTTCAGCTCATCCCGCTTGTTAAACTGCAGAAAGCTCTCCACGTACATATTCAGACCGTTTTCCTGATTGGGGTCCCGAAACAAGCCCGCTTCCAATGTTTCGAAGGCTTTTGCCTCCTGCCCTTCCAGCGCGTACACCTTGGCCAGATTGGTACAGGCGGTACCGGAAGACGGGAAGCGCTCCAGGCAGTCGAGCAGCATTTTTTTGGCCTGCTCATACTCGGCCGCTTGCATATGGACCACCGCCCGGAAAATCAGCGCGGACTCGATAGGGCCATACAGCTCCAGCAGCCGGTCTGCCGCCACGGCCGCCTGCTCCGGAAAGCGCTCCCGCACCAGGTCCATCGCAAAGTCGCGCAATTTCTCCTTGTCATCCCAAAATTTGTCGAGACTTTGCGGGATGATCTTCTTTTGAAAATCCTCTCGCGCCAATTGAACCGACTGGCCAAACTCATTGGTAAAGGTCACGAATTCTGACATGCAACAGCCTCTCTTTCCTTTGGATCACCGCGTGCCTCGGGATTTACACCAAAAAGAGAACGAACGATTCCCACGCTCGGAAACCGCCCGTATCCTCTGTCTCCCGATTCTCTAAATCCAGGCTTTTATATTCACTTTCCGGATAAACTCTTCCATGGATTCCTTGACAGGTTCGCCATTTTCCACCGTTTCGTCCGGAATCCCCATCAATTGACGAAACAGGGCTTCGTTGCGTGTAGCCAATGCATAGTCAAGCAGCGCCTCTTTCTGGATCCGCTCCGCTTCTTGTTCCCTCAGGGTCTCTTCCAGAGCGATGTCATCCTCTACCACGGCAAACTGCTTATCTATTTTGGGAATACGCACAATCCAGGAGAAAGCGCTGTCCGGATTGCGATCTCGACCTATCAGATACCCGTACTCACCGATCGGCATACCTTGTTCGAAGGAGTCAGCAACGATGACGACCCGTTGTCCAAGCTTGAACATGAGCGTCAACCCCTTTTGAGATTCATTCTAATCATACTAAATTGTATGCATACTTGGGAAGGGCAAACCGCTCCTTTGTCTTTTTATTCGGCAATATGCGCAAAAAGATTTGTTGGAACGGCGAAAATGCGTTACACTTCTGTAGATATCACTTTTTCCAGTGTAATCGAATGGAACGAGGTGTACAAATCATGACCCAAATGTCCACGGGCTTTTCCATCTTTATCGTCGGCTGGTCGATTGTCCTGGTAGGCTTGATGGGAATTGGCGGCTTCTTCATGTTTCGCAAATTCCTCAAGTCGATGCCCAAACAGGACGGCAAGTCTGACCTGGATTGGCAGGACTACTATATCGAGCAGACCCGCTCCATGTGGACGGAAGAAGGCCTTCAACTGTTAAACGAACTGGTGGATCCCGTCCCGCAGCTCTTTCGGGATGTGGCTCGCCGCACCATCGCGGCGAAGATCGGAAAGCTGGCTCTCGACGAAAAAGCAACCGTGATCAGCATGGAGCTGATCATCAAGGGATACATTCTGGCCACGCCCAAGCGGGATCATAAATTTCTGATCAGCCACCTGCAGAAAAAACAGATCGACTACGCCCCTTATGAAAAGTACCTCCATCAGGAAGCGTAATACGAGAAATGTGAAAGGGACGTCCCGCTACCGGGCGTCCCTTTCTCTCTACTTTCGGCGTTTGGCGCAGTCCACGAATGCAGCAAAAAGTCTCCGCATCAATGGGTCGGAGGCTGCCTGCGATTCCGGATGCCATTGGACGCCCACGGCAAAGGAGGAGCCGGTATACTCGACGGCTTCAATAATGCCGTCCGACGCCCTGGCGACTACCTTCAGATCGTCGCCCACATCCTTCAGCGCCTGGTGGTGCAGGCTGTTCACTCTGATCTGCTCGGTCCCGAAGATCTCGGCCAGCCAGCTGCCCGACTCGATCGTCACCCAGTGCGTATCCCGGCTTCGCTCTGCTTTTTGCGCATGCTGAAGCGGGTCTTTCACCTGGCTGGGAATATCCTGGATCAGTGTGCCCCCTCGGGCTACATTCAGGATCTGCACCCCTCTGCAAATCGCCAGCAAGGGAATCTGGCGTTCGACGGCGTAATTGGCGAGAGCGATCTCCACATCGTCCCTCTCCGGGTTCGTATACCCCAGATGCAGATGCGGCTCCTCGCCATAGTACAAGGGATCGACGTCCTCGCCGCCGCTGAGGATGATTCCGTCTACAAGCCCCGCGGTCTCCAGGGCAATCTCCGGACTGAGATAAGGCAAAACAATCGGGAGTCCGCCTGCTGCTGCCACCGACCGGTGATAGTCATGGTGGACGTAGACTCCTTCCGAGAAGGCATTATGCTTGATATAGGCCCCGGTAATACCGATGACGGGCTTTCTGGACATCCGGCTTCCACCTCTCCTGCGCTGCGAATGCGATCGATGCTGCAGCTTTCACTTGCTCCAATTTTCATATCCGATTGGGTCTCTTTATACGATTCTGGCCGCACGGATTCCTGCCAGTTCCGCACGTTATCCGATAAAAGCGGCGTATCCCCGAGATCTGTTACACGGGAGAGGTGAGTAATCTTGCGTACTGCTGCCGCTTTTCAAAGGCTGTCACAATTGGCAAACAAGGCTCAAACAACGGGCTGCTTGCGACCTGAGCTCAAATCCCTTTCGTTTCCGACTGGACCAGCTGCTCTCCTTCCCGCTTTTCCGGATTTCCTTCCTTTTTGGAAGCGATCCCCGCTGTCAGGCAAAAACGCATCGCATCCTCTACGGAGACGTCGAGAAACTCAATTTGCCCGCTGTCCCGGGGAAACAGCTTCAATTCCCCGCTTACCTGCATGCCGTGCGGGATGTAGACCGCGATCATGTCCGGGGGACAGCCGAGAAAGGCCAGATCCTCCGTCGTCACGAAGCCGATGCGCCGAACGCCGTTTGGCTCTTGCACCATGACCACCTGGGAAAAGCTCCGCTTCTCACCCACAAAGGATTGCAGCGTCTCCTTCACAGAATTGTACAGGGTCTTTAATACCGGAAAGCGGTTAAACAGGGCATCTATCCAGCGGATCAGCTTTTGGGCGAGCCAGTGCTGGCTGATAAAACCGATCAGGATGATCACGCCGAGCGTCAGCACCAGCCCGGCGCCAAAGGGAATGACGGGGAGAATCAGGCCAAACACCTTTTGCCCCAGTTCATCCACCAGCCGGACGAGATAGGCCACCGCGTAAATCGAGACGACGATCGGCGTGATGACGAGCAAACCATTGAGAAAATAGCGAAGCAACCTTTTCATGGATGTGTCTTCCTTTCATCTGGACGGTTTCCTATTTCTTCTACCAAACATTGTACCCGAGAGCGCGGCCATCTGCTATGATGAAGGAAAAAAGAAAGTGGGAGATCCGCATGCAGGCATTGGTATCAGCGCAATGGCTTCACGAGCATTTGGAAGATCCTCAGATTCTGGTGGTAGATTGTCGGTATAACCTGAGCGAACCGTCTCTCGGCGAAGAGCAATACGGCGAGGAGCATATTCCCGGCGCTCTTTATTTTCATCTCGGCCGCGACCTTTCCGGAACGAAAGGAGAGCATGGCGGACGTCATCCCGTGCCTGACGTGGAGCAGCTCGCCTCCCTGTTCTCCCGCGCCGGCATCGATCAGGATGTGACGGTTATCGCCTATGACGACCAAGACATGTCCTACGCCGGACGCCTCTGGTGGCTGTTGCGCTATGCCGGCCATGAGAAGGTGGCCGTGCTCGACGGCGGTCTTTCCGCATGGAAGCGGGCCGGCTATGCAGTGACTAAGGAAGTGCCGGTGAGAGAGCCGCGCACGTTCGTACCGCAGTTGCAGGCACATATGCTCGTCGACTGTCAGGGCGTGCAAACCCGCGATGAGCAGGCAGCCTTGCTCGATTCTCGCGCGCTCGAGCGCTACCGCGGAGAGGTGGAGCCGCTCGATCCGAAGGCCGGCCACATCCCGGGCGCCCTCCATTATTTTTACAAAGAAAATCTCACGGCCGAGGGCTGCATGCGCCCCTCAGAAGAATTGAAACGCCGCTTCGATGACCTGGAAGGAAAAGAGATCATCGTCTATTGCGGCTCCGGAGTTACCGCCTGCACCAATCTGCTCGCGCTCCATGCAGCCGGACGGACGGATGCCAAATTATATGCCGGCAGTTGGAGTGACTGGGTCTCCTATGCAGACAACCCTGTCGCCACAGGTGACGAATAGATATGACGCAAAGAAGCCATAACCGGTTCGTTCGGGGTTATGGCTTCTATGGCCGGGAGGAAAATCTGCATGGATTGGAACTACTACGATACGTTTATCACCGTGGCGCCCGATTGCCCTGCGGACAGAGCCATCGTGCCTCCGGAGAAAAAGAACGGAAAGACCAAGCACGGCATCGAGTATGACTTGATCGCAAGCGCGCCCTACCGCTACACGCAGGAAGAGCTGCTCTACCAGGTGCACATCCGCCACAAAGGCTACACGGCAGAGGAGCTCAGCCAACGCGGAGAGCAGCTGCGAGCCGAATTCTTCCAGAAGCCCAAGCCCTGTCTGCGGGCATCGATGCTCCCGAAGAAATTCGGCTGGGGGATTCACTTCGATCACGAGGGAAAAATCGCACTGTACGCTGTCGATTCGCCCGAATACGAGCGTTTCGTCCAGGGCGCATACGAGCAGGTCAAGCTGCTTTCTGCCATGCGGAACAAAAGGGCTCGCTAAGGCCGCTGACAGCTACGAGGCTGCATGAGGATGCCTACACCTGCTCGTCCGACTCGCACTCTCTCTCGTTCATGATCAGGATGACCGGACAATGATCGCTCCCCATCACTTCGGAATCGATGCGGGCATCGATCAGGCAGGGAGCCAGACGGGTGGAAGCGAGAAAATAGTCGATGCGCCAGCCGATATTCCGCTCCCTCACCTTGGGCATGTAGGACCACCAGGTATAGGCATCCTTCTGTTCGGGATAGAAGTGGCGGAAGGTATCGAGAAAGCCCGATTCCAGCAGCGTCGTCATCTTTTCCCGCTCCTGCGGCGTGAACCCGGAGTTTTTCATGTTGGATTTCGCATTTTTCAAGTCGATTTCCTGATGGGCGACATTGAGATCGCCGCAGACGACCACCGGCTTGCGGCCGTCCAGCTGCTTCAGATACGCGCGGAAGCGGTCTTCCCACTCCAGCCGCAAATCCAGCCGGGACAAATCACGCCGGGCATTGGGCGTATAGACATTGACCAGATAGAAGCGCTCGAACTCAAGCGTGATGATCCGGCCCTCCGGTTCGCCATCCTCTTCCATGCCGTAGCGAACCTGGAGCGGCTTTCTTTTCGTAAAAACAGCCGTCCCCGAATAGCCCTTCTTTTCCGCGTAGTTCCAAAATTGCAGGTACTCCCCGCCCAGCTCCAGGGAGATTTGACCCTCCTGCAGCTTCGTCTCCTGGATGCAGAAGATGTCGGCGTCGGCTTCTTTG
This sequence is a window from Brevibacillus composti. Protein-coding genes within it:
- a CDS encoding ABC transporter ATP-binding protein, producing MNQLLSTPAKIELRHVTHLYVSTSQAFMAVRDINLRVEEGEFICLVGPSGCGKTTILSLIAGLEKPTAGKVLIEGKPALGSSRQVGYMLQQDYLFNWRTIEENVFLGLDIQGIRNKETEAFALHLLEEMELADVRRSYPAQLSGGMRQRVALVRTLACQPDILLLDEPFSALDYQTKLKLEDLIFSALRRHKKTAILVTHDLSESIAMGDRIYILGRNPGRISSEIAVPDPIRHALPFDARNISGFQDLFHQVWKEMEVVSDAAKGS
- a CDS encoding sulfurtransferase, whose protein sequence is MQALVSAQWLHEHLEDPQILVVDCRYNLSEPSLGEEQYGEEHIPGALYFHLGRDLSGTKGEHGGRHPVPDVEQLASLFSRAGIDQDVTVIAYDDQDMSYAGRLWWLLRYAGHEKVAVLDGGLSAWKRAGYAVTKEVPVREPRTFVPQLQAHMLVDCQGVQTRDEQAALLDSRALERYRGEVEPLDPKAGHIPGALHYFYKENLTAEGCMRPSEELKRRFDDLEGKEIIVYCGSGVTACTNLLALHAAGRTDAKLYAGSWSDWVSYADNPVATGDE
- a CDS encoding tetratricopeptide repeat protein; this encodes MSEFVTFTNEFGQSVQLAREDFQKKIIPQSLDKFWDDKEKLRDFAMDLVRERFPEQAAVAADRLLELYGPIESALIFRAVVHMQAAEYEQAKKMLLDCLERFPSSGTACTNLAKVYALEGQEAKAFETLEAGLFRDPNQENGLNMYVESFLQFNKRDELKKRLEAFMAKEGAWRPQLHMARLALTEENLLKAMHWYKEAVERAPEKEEVIMTVTGELGQAGYVYQLIQICEQYWSPALSQYPFTGFNYANALLTTDQKEKAIAVLREMQQHLSEQYKPMVDHFLSRIPGADEVEASLKQTAVNQPSGEEEKKSKWKFWK
- a CDS encoding DUF6157 family protein yields the protein MDWNYYDTFITVAPDCPADRAIVPPEKKNGKTKHGIEYDLIASAPYRYTQEELLYQVHIRHKGYTAEELSQRGEQLRAEFFQKPKPCLRASMLPKKFGWGIHFDHEGKIALYAVDSPEYERFVQGAYEQVKLLSAMRNKRAR
- a CDS encoding gamma-glutamyl-gamma-aminobutyrate hydrolase family protein, coding for MSRKPVIGITGAYIKHNAFSEGVYVHHDYHRSVAAAGGLPIVLPYLSPEIALETAGLVDGIILSGGEDVDPLYYGEEPHLHLGYTNPERDDVEIALANYAVERQIPLLAICRGVQILNVARGGTLIQDIPSQVKDPLQHAQKAERSRDTHWVTIESGSWLAEIFGTEQIRVNSLHHQALKDVGDDLKVVARASDGIIEAVEYTGSSFAVGVQWHPESQAASDPLMRRLFAAFVDCAKRRK
- a CDS encoding DUF2621 domain-containing protein, whose product is MTQMSTGFSIFIVGWSIVLVGLMGIGGFFMFRKFLKSMPKQDGKSDLDWQDYYIEQTRSMWTEEGLQLLNELVDPVPQLFRDVARRTIAAKIGKLALDEKATVISMELIIKGYILATPKRDHKFLISHLQKKQIDYAPYEKYLHQEA
- a CDS encoding ABC transporter permease encodes the protein MQQKEVEAIHRNHIKQKAKERYLILATQVAIFLCFVGIWEWLAQINAINVLIFSHPSKMWELFWTQLMDGRLLPHIGMTVWETVVGFLLGTILGTLLATLIWWSPFLSRVLDPYLVVLNSMPKVALGPVFIVFLGPGLLSIIAMGCAISVIITTIVIYTSFKEVNQNYIRVVRTLGGNKRQIFRLVILPSTIPAILSTLKVNVGLSWVGVIVGEFLVSKMGLGYLIIYGFQVFNFTLVMVSLAIIAVVATLMYQGVAFLERRLTSQFK
- a CDS encoding exodeoxyribonuclease III, with protein sequence MKLVSWNVNGLRACLNKGFLDYFKEADADIFCIQETKLQEGQISLELGGEYLQFWNYAEKKGYSGTAVFTKRKPLQVRYGMEEDGEPEGRIITLEFERFYLVNVYTPNARRDLSRLDLRLEWEDRFRAYLKQLDGRKPVVVCGDLNVAHQEIDLKNAKSNMKNSGFTPQEREKMTTLLESGFLDTFRHFYPEQKDAYTWWSYMPKVRERNIGWRIDYFLASTRLAPCLIDARIDSEVMGSDHCPVILIMNERECESDEQV
- a CDS encoding ABC transporter substrate-binding protein, giving the protein MRRLLKASLAAGLALTAIISGCSGSAEKIRIGEVTRSLFYAPQYVAIEKGFFKEEGLEVELSTTWGGDKTMTALLSDGIDIALVGSETSIYVAQQGAADPVINFAQLTQTDGTFLVSRKKTDSFSFDQLKGSVFLGQRKGGMPQMVGEYVLKKNNIDPHGDLELIQNIEFKNIASAFASGTGEYVQLFEPEASQFEKNGIGHVVASFGKESGTVPYTVFMAKQSYLDKQQTAIQKFTNAIYKGQQWVDTHSAKEIADVIAPYFQDIQPEILEASVQRYKEQGSFATDPILDEDEWNRLQDIMDSAGELKERAPYGKLVNTTFAKTAKEGK
- a CDS encoding DUF502 domain-containing protein; protein product: MKRLLRYFLNGLLVITPIVVSIYAVAYLVRLVDELGQKVFGLILPVIPFGAGLVLTLGVIILIGFISQHWLAQKLIRWIDALFNRFPVLKTLYNSVKETLQSFVGEKRSFSQVVMVQEPNGVRRIGFVTTEDLAFLGCPPDMIAVYIPHGMQVSGELKLFPRDSGQIEFLDVSVEDAMRFCLTAGIASKKEGNPEKREGEQLVQSETKGI
- a CDS encoding ATPase, with the translated sequence MFKLGQRVVIVADSFEQGMPIGEYGYLIGRDRNPDSAFSWIVRIPKIDKQFAVVEDDIALEETLREQEAERIQKEALLDYALATRNEALFRQLMGIPDETVENGEPVKESMEEFIRKVNIKAWI